In one Pyxidicoccus xibeiensis genomic region, the following are encoded:
- a CDS encoding DUF3108 domain-containing protein, whose amino-acid sequence MHAQSKWRFAAVLAGLVWSATAMAQAPSANAAFGPGEQTQYRVKYLGVTAGTAQVTVGAPMKQWGQDVWPIVALARSQDTLGVWPIKSKFVSYWQTDGQRVMGSDLHSDENGKRRRQRIKLQPDGKSVLVVKQKENEAPRESTRELPEGTLDVTGATFALRNRDLAVGGEYSYPVFTGSKQFMMNAKVEARELMNTELGPKEVYKLRVKAEFGGSLASKRDMFVYLTTDPNHVLVRVEAEFAMGTIVAEITDYKPGRIMELARADSGG is encoded by the coding sequence ATGCATGCGCAGTCCAAGTGGCGGTTCGCGGCGGTGCTGGCGGGCCTGGTGTGGTCGGCAACGGCCATGGCCCAGGCACCTTCGGCCAATGCGGCGTTCGGCCCCGGTGAGCAGACCCAGTATCGCGTGAAGTACCTCGGCGTGACGGCGGGCACCGCGCAGGTGACGGTGGGCGCGCCCATGAAGCAGTGGGGCCAGGACGTGTGGCCCATCGTCGCGCTGGCGCGCTCGCAGGACACCCTGGGCGTGTGGCCCATCAAGAGCAAGTTCGTGTCCTACTGGCAGACCGACGGCCAGCGGGTGATGGGAAGTGACTTGCACTCGGACGAGAACGGCAAGCGCCGCCGCCAGCGCATCAAGCTGCAGCCGGATGGCAAGAGCGTCCTGGTGGTGAAGCAGAAGGAGAACGAGGCGCCGCGCGAGTCCACGCGCGAGCTGCCCGAGGGGACGCTGGACGTGACGGGCGCGACGTTCGCCCTGCGCAACCGCGACCTCGCGGTGGGCGGCGAGTACTCCTATCCGGTCTTCACCGGCAGCAAGCAGTTCATGATGAACGCGAAGGTGGAAGCGCGCGAGCTGATGAACACGGAGCTGGGGCCCAAGGAGGTCTACAAGCTGCGGGTGAAGGCGGAGTTCGGCGGCAGCCTGGCGTCGAAGCGGGACATGTTCGTGTACCTCACCACGGACCCCAACCACGTGCTGGTGCGCGTGGAGGCGGAGTTCGCGATGGGGACCATCGTGGCGGAAATCACCGACTACAAGCCGGGCCGCATCATGGAGCTGGCCCGCGCGGACAGCGGCGGGTAG
- a CDS encoding peptidylprolyl isomerase has protein sequence MDGLNPRKVFSLLFIIAIAVVFTLSFGPGSSGFSGTGTAVTAPGSVATVNGKEIPLRDFATAWARQMNFLRSQGSPIPESIARQFGMHNQVLDRLVNTELLAQAAERHGITASDEELRKLIHQNPDFHNKEGQFDLERYKQVLRDFYRKTPPDFEQELRRQLAAQKMLDVVRANAVVSDDEVKARYEKQGNQAKVVFARFLPTMYADKVPAPTAAQLAEWKKAHEKEIKDYFEANRFVYQQPERIRAKQVLVKLAPDATAEQKAEAKKKAEALRKEIEGGKDFAAVARESSEDPGSKARGGDLGWVERGSWEPVLADAAFALKAGELTQPVETKFGVHLVKVEEKQAAQDKKLEDVSDEIATTLYKQERAKELAKAEADKALASVKGGKGLKELFPAEKEQPALLRFETETRPEAVETDSFTAEGEAVPHLGPAPAVVKAAFAANGPQVLDQAFPVGEGFVVAQVVERQKPDDAGFEKRKDELRGQASQAKQIELTESFLKALKEQGSVVTNTEAIDSVVGTG, from the coding sequence ATGGACGGTCTGAATCCCCGGAAGGTCTTCTCCCTGCTGTTCATCATCGCCATCGCGGTGGTGTTCACGCTGTCGTTCGGGCCGGGCAGCAGCGGCTTCAGCGGCACGGGCACGGCGGTGACGGCACCTGGCTCGGTGGCCACGGTCAACGGCAAGGAAATCCCGCTGCGTGACTTCGCCACCGCATGGGCCCGGCAGATGAACTTCCTGCGCTCGCAGGGAAGCCCCATCCCCGAGTCCATCGCCCGGCAGTTCGGCATGCACAACCAGGTGCTCGACCGCCTGGTCAACACCGAGCTGCTCGCCCAGGCGGCCGAGCGCCACGGCATCACCGCCTCGGACGAGGAGCTGCGCAAGCTCATCCACCAGAACCCGGACTTCCACAACAAGGAAGGCCAGTTCGACCTGGAGCGCTACAAGCAGGTGCTGCGCGACTTCTACCGGAAGACGCCGCCGGACTTCGAGCAGGAGCTGCGCCGCCAGCTGGCCGCCCAGAAGATGCTGGACGTGGTGCGCGCCAATGCCGTGGTGTCGGATGACGAGGTGAAGGCCCGGTACGAGAAGCAGGGCAACCAGGCCAAGGTCGTCTTCGCGCGCTTTCTGCCCACCATGTACGCGGACAAGGTGCCGGCGCCCACCGCCGCCCAGCTCGCGGAGTGGAAGAAGGCGCACGAGAAGGAGATCAAGGACTACTTCGAGGCCAACCGCTTCGTGTACCAGCAGCCCGAGCGCATCCGCGCGAAGCAGGTGCTGGTGAAGCTGGCCCCGGACGCCACCGCCGAGCAGAAGGCCGAGGCGAAGAAGAAGGCCGAGGCGCTGCGCAAGGAGATTGAAGGCGGCAAGGACTTCGCCGCCGTGGCGCGCGAGAGCAGCGAGGACCCGGGCAGCAAGGCGCGCGGTGGCGACCTGGGCTGGGTGGAGCGCGGCAGCTGGGAGCCGGTGCTGGCGGACGCGGCCTTCGCCCTCAAGGCGGGCGAGCTGACGCAGCCGGTGGAGACGAAGTTCGGCGTGCACCTGGTGAAGGTGGAGGAGAAGCAGGCCGCCCAGGACAAGAAGCTGGAGGACGTCTCGGACGAGATTGCCACCACGCTCTACAAGCAGGAGCGCGCCAAGGAGCTGGCGAAGGCCGAGGCCGACAAGGCGCTGGCGTCCGTGAAGGGCGGCAAGGGCCTGAAGGAGCTGTTCCCCGCGGAGAAGGAGCAGCCGGCGCTGCTGCGCTTCGAGACGGAGACGCGGCCGGAGGCGGTGGAGACGGACAGCTTCACGGCCGAGGGTGAGGCGGTGCCGCACCTGGGCCCCGCGCCCGCGGTGGTGAAGGCGGCCTTCGCGGCCAACGGCCCGCAGGTGCTGGACCAGGCCTTCCCGGTGGGCGAGGGCTTCGTGGTGGCGCAGGTGGTGGAGCGCCAGAAGCCGGACGACGCGGGCTTCGAGAAGCGCAAGGACGAGCTGCGCGGCCAGGCCAGCCAGGCCAAGCAGATTGAGCTGACGGAGTCCTTCCTCAAGGCGCTCAAGGAGCAGGGCAGCGTGGTGACCAACACCGAGGCCATCGACTCCGTGGTGGGCACCGGGTGA
- the mrdA gene encoding penicillin-binding protein 2, giving the protein MTPPTLGNTTPGRELKRRFLWLGLAMSLGLGMIAIQLYRLQIIRHEEYAAKSVANFVKEVRLRADRGVIKDARGTILVDSRPSFDAVVTPAFCTNCFEQVIPRLAELLQWDADQRKKVEDMVRMGRRNAPFQPVPVRVDLTRDEYDRLAARRDILDGVEVAPVPHRHYRTNTVLSHVLGYMNEITQEELERLTADGSKYALGDYIGRRGLERYFEQRLRGQDGVRKEVVNARGQTIDELNVKLGDNAVVQPKAGSNLVLSIDMRLQEEAERAFPGVTGAVVAIDVRTGFIRALVSRPGFDPNLLTGRVTPAQMALLSRDPLEPMINRVAAEHYSPGSTFKVVTALAAFKSGAFRPETGVNCPGGYRLGARTWRCHKDSGHGHVDGYTAMKSSCDTWFYKVADTIGLDPIGEMGKALGLGSPTGINVVAEVPGIMPTSTYHDKASPGGYTKGMALNSAIGQGDNNVTPLQLALVYAAIANGGTLYKPQMVQRLENLDGHVVEEFKPEVVRKVEIPPAHLKAVIDGLVKVAEEPGGTAYRARMNGMSNKDVLVAGKTGTAQVARLGTVRLKTHQMSFFERDHAWFAGFAPADKPELAIVVLNEHGGHGGADAAPTAMAVFQKYFDLKKLDATAPPPRPNQPYTPSLTRAPTQDEAALTRGVLPPAQLPGDEEDETRATAD; this is encoded by the coding sequence GTGACGCCTCCCACGCTGGGCAACACGACGCCGGGCCGCGAGCTGAAGCGGCGCTTCCTGTGGCTGGGCCTCGCCATGTCGCTGGGCCTGGGCATGATTGCCATCCAGCTCTACCGGCTGCAGATCATCCGGCACGAGGAGTACGCCGCCAAGAGCGTGGCGAACTTCGTGAAGGAGGTGCGCCTGCGCGCCGACCGCGGCGTCATCAAGGACGCGCGCGGCACCATCCTGGTGGACAGCCGGCCCTCCTTCGACGCCGTCGTCACCCCGGCCTTCTGCACCAACTGCTTCGAGCAGGTCATCCCCCGGCTGGCGGAGCTGCTCCAGTGGGACGCCGACCAGCGCAAGAAGGTGGAGGACATGGTGCGCATGGGGCGGCGCAACGCGCCCTTCCAGCCGGTGCCGGTGCGCGTGGACCTCACGCGTGACGAGTACGACCGGCTCGCCGCCCGGCGCGACATCCTGGACGGTGTCGAGGTGGCGCCGGTGCCGCACCGCCACTACCGCACCAACACCGTGCTGTCGCACGTGCTGGGCTACATGAACGAAATCACCCAGGAGGAGCTGGAGCGGCTCACCGCCGACGGCTCGAAGTACGCCCTGGGCGACTACATCGGCCGGCGCGGCCTGGAGCGCTACTTCGAGCAGCGGCTGCGCGGCCAGGACGGCGTGCGCAAGGAAGTGGTGAACGCGCGCGGCCAGACGATTGACGAGCTCAACGTCAAGCTGGGCGACAACGCCGTGGTGCAGCCCAAGGCGGGCAGCAACCTGGTGCTCTCCATCGACATGCGGCTGCAGGAGGAGGCGGAGCGCGCCTTCCCGGGCGTGACGGGCGCGGTGGTGGCCATCGACGTGCGGACGGGCTTCATCCGGGCGCTGGTGTCCCGGCCGGGGTTCGACCCCAACCTGCTCACCGGCCGCGTGACGCCCGCGCAGATGGCGCTGCTCTCGAGAGACCCTCTCGAGCCGATGATCAACCGCGTGGCCGCGGAGCACTACAGCCCGGGCTCCACGTTCAAGGTCGTCACCGCGCTGGCCGCCTTCAAGTCGGGCGCCTTCCGTCCGGAGACGGGCGTCAACTGCCCCGGCGGCTACCGGCTGGGCGCGCGCACCTGGCGCTGCCACAAGGACTCCGGCCACGGGCACGTGGACGGCTACACCGCCATGAAGAGCTCGTGCGACACCTGGTTCTACAAGGTGGCGGACACCATCGGCCTGGACCCGATTGGCGAGATGGGCAAGGCGCTGGGCCTGGGCAGCCCCACCGGCATCAACGTGGTGGCCGAGGTGCCCGGCATCATGCCGACCAGCACGTACCACGACAAAGCCTCGCCGGGCGGCTACACCAAGGGCATGGCGCTCAACAGCGCCATCGGCCAGGGCGACAACAACGTGACGCCGCTGCAGCTGGCGCTGGTGTACGCGGCCATCGCCAACGGCGGTACCCTGTACAAGCCCCAGATGGTGCAGCGGCTGGAGAACCTGGACGGCCACGTCGTCGAGGAGTTCAAGCCCGAGGTGGTGCGCAAGGTGGAGATTCCCCCCGCGCACCTCAAGGCGGTGATTGACGGCCTGGTGAAGGTGGCCGAGGAGCCGGGCGGCACCGCCTACCGCGCGCGCATGAATGGCATGAGCAACAAGGACGTCCTGGTCGCGGGCAAGACGGGCACCGCGCAGGTGGCCCGCCTGGGCACGGTGCGCCTGAAGACGCACCAGATGAGCTTCTTCGAGCGCGACCACGCGTGGTTCGCGGGCTTCGCCCCGGCGGACAAGCCGGAGCTCGCCATCGTCGTGCTCAACGAGCACGGTGGCCACGGCGGCGCCGACGCGGCGCCCACCGCCATGGCCGTCTTCCAGAAGTACTTCGACTTGAAGAAGCTGGACGCCACGGCGCCGCCGCCGCGTCCCAACCAGCCCTATACGCCGTCCCTGACGCGCGCGCCGACGCAGGACGAAGCGGCGCTCACGCGGGGCGTGCTGCCTCCGGCGCAGCTGCCGGGAGACGAAGAGGACGAGACGCGTGCAACTGCGGATTGA
- a CDS encoding PilZ domain-containing protein, producing the protein MQRKVAQKGSGTVRAGVLEAPVARAGAVEVRNPAVPRASLSPLIEMNQGEPEHRQFPRAQLATRFEVWVDGEGGTRRFAASFTSVNVSVSGAFLESTFYLPLGTVLGVRFSLEPGATPVQARAEIVREERSNGPEGRSGFGIRFIDFSGQTEVALARLFVGMRLRAFAEEYLKSQRARSLPNELERVVDVLAAWELLKATTSAADPWQGG; encoded by the coding sequence ATGCAGAGGAAGGTTGCCCAGAAGGGGAGTGGGACGGTGCGTGCGGGGGTGTTGGAGGCGCCCGTGGCGCGGGCCGGGGCGGTGGAGGTCCGGAATCCGGCGGTCCCCCGGGCGTCGCTCTCGCCCCTCATCGAGATGAACCAGGGGGAGCCCGAGCACCGGCAGTTCCCCCGGGCGCAGCTCGCCACGCGCTTCGAGGTGTGGGTGGACGGGGAGGGCGGCACGCGGCGCTTCGCGGCGAGCTTCACCTCCGTCAACGTCAGCGTCAGCGGCGCCTTCCTGGAGAGCACCTTCTACCTGCCGCTGGGCACGGTGCTGGGGGTGCGCTTCTCGCTGGAGCCCGGCGCCACGCCCGTGCAGGCGCGCGCGGAAATCGTGCGCGAGGAGCGCTCCAACGGGCCGGAAGGGCGCAGCGGGTTCGGCATCCGCTTCATCGACTTCAGCGGGCAGACGGAGGTGGCGCTGGCACGCCTGTTCGTCGGCATGCGCCTGCGCGCCTTCGCGGAGGAATATCTCAAGTCGCAGCGGGCCCGCTCCCTGCCCAACGAGCTGGAGCGCGTGGTGGACGTGCTCGCCGCGTGGGAGCTGCTCAAGGCCACCACCTCCGCCGCGGATCCCTGGCAGGGCGGCTAG
- the mreC gene encoding rod shape-determining protein MreC, whose translation MLSLLKRYRRPLIVGVLLLYPLLAFLLSGRKGRDPNPLDRAVIAVSSPVQQALTTTIEGSVAAVRGYMDLRGVRQENDALRLENLQLRAAVQSLGESRTENERLRKLLGYAETAAGPEIPARVVGVNPVAKLLSVRISSGEKDGVFRGMSVVTPDGIVGQVIRATGGYADVALVTDQQSRVAVRVQRSRARGTAAGTGAGPLKLENMLRTEDIEDGDLIITAGTDGIYPPGMVVGRVTNLEKKEHGMFQGADIVPAVDTSKLEEVLVVGNPYSAMAPGSTAEGASK comes from the coding sequence TTGCTGTCGCTCCTCAAGCGGTACCGCCGCCCCCTCATCGTGGGCGTCCTGCTGCTCTACCCGCTGCTCGCCTTCCTGCTCAGCGGCCGCAAGGGCAGAGACCCCAACCCCTTGGACCGGGCCGTCATCGCCGTGTCCTCGCCCGTCCAGCAGGCGCTCACCACGACGATTGAGGGCTCGGTGGCCGCCGTGCGCGGCTATATGGACCTGCGCGGGGTGAGGCAGGAGAATGACGCGCTGCGCTTGGAGAACCTCCAGCTGCGCGCGGCGGTGCAGTCGCTGGGCGAGTCGCGCACGGAGAACGAGCGGCTGCGCAAGCTCTTGGGCTACGCGGAGACGGCGGCGGGGCCGGAGATTCCGGCGCGGGTGGTGGGAGTCAATCCGGTGGCGAAGCTCCTGTCGGTGCGCATCAGCAGTGGTGAGAAGGACGGCGTGTTCCGCGGCATGTCCGTGGTGACGCCGGACGGAATCGTGGGGCAGGTCATCCGCGCGACGGGCGGCTACGCGGACGTGGCGCTGGTGACGGACCAGCAGAGCCGGGTGGCGGTGCGGGTGCAGCGCTCGCGGGCGCGCGGCACCGCGGCGGGGACGGGGGCCGGGCCGCTCAAGCTGGAGAACATGCTGCGCACCGAGGACATCGAGGACGGAGACCTCATCATCACCGCGGGCACGGACGGCATCTACCCGCCCGGCATGGTGGTGGGCCGGGTGACGAATCTAGAGAAGAAGGAGCACGGCATGTTCCAGGGTGCGGACATCGTGCCGGCGGTGGATACGAGCAAGCTGGAAGAGGTGTTGGTGGTGGGCAATCCCTACAGCGCCATGGCGCCGGGCAGCACCGCGGAGGGCGCGTCTAAATGA
- a CDS encoding GGDEF domain-containing protein, translating to MKPADLLSAMKRTVQQLAAYNEMAKALTSTLELREVLALVMQKVSSLLLPRNWSLILQDERTGKLYFEIAVGDGAEVLKGLQLNPGEGIAGAVFTSGVARLVHDVGGDPSFSPRFDEASAFHTRSILAVPLLARGRVLGIIELVNGPADPPFTNEDLTTLTAIADYAAIAIENARNFRRVQELTITDEHTGCYNARHLRALLDHEVKRAARFSHPLSLVFLDLDHFKSINDTHGHLMGSAALKEVGDVLIALGRQNLDAVFRYGGDEFAMLLVETDLEGATVIGQRICESFRGRSFLQEHGLDARLTASVGVATFPDHAMSALDLIRAADFAMYAAKARGRDGVSIAVPTTPDTGSSDFPAR from the coding sequence ATGAAGCCCGCAGACCTCCTGTCGGCCATGAAGCGGACGGTGCAGCAGCTGGCCGCTTACAACGAGATGGCCAAGGCGCTGACCTCGACGCTGGAGCTGCGCGAGGTGCTGGCGCTGGTGATGCAGAAGGTCAGCAGCCTGCTGCTGCCCCGCAACTGGTCGCTCATCCTCCAGGACGAGCGCACCGGGAAGCTCTACTTCGAAATCGCGGTGGGCGACGGGGCGGAGGTCCTCAAGGGGCTCCAGCTCAACCCCGGCGAGGGCATCGCCGGCGCCGTCTTCACCTCCGGCGTCGCCCGGCTCGTCCATGACGTGGGGGGAGACCCCAGCTTCTCCCCGCGCTTCGACGAGGCCTCCGCCTTCCACACCCGCTCCATCCTCGCGGTGCCCCTGCTGGCCCGGGGCCGGGTGCTGGGCATCATCGAGCTGGTCAACGGCCCCGCGGACCCGCCCTTCACCAACGAGGACCTCACCACCCTCACCGCCATCGCGGACTACGCGGCCATTGCGATTGAGAACGCGCGCAACTTCCGCCGGGTGCAGGAGCTCACGATTACCGACGAGCACACCGGCTGCTACAACGCCCGGCACCTGCGCGCGCTGCTGGACCACGAGGTGAAGCGCGCGGCGCGCTTCAGCCACCCGCTGTCGCTCGTCTTCCTGGACCTGGACCACTTCAAGAGCATCAACGACACCCACGGGCACCTGATGGGCAGCGCCGCCCTGAAGGAGGTGGGGGACGTCCTCATCGCCCTGGGGCGGCAGAACCTGGACGCCGTCTTCCGCTATGGCGGTGACGAGTTCGCCATGCTGCTGGTGGAGACGGACCTGGAGGGGGCCACCGTCATCGGCCAGCGCATCTGTGAGTCCTTCCGCGGGCGCAGCTTCCTGCAGGAGCACGGCCTGGACGCGCGCCTCACCGCCAGCGTCGGCGTGGCCACCTTCCCGGATCACGCCATGTCCGCGCTGGACCTCATCCGCGCCGCGGACTTCGCCATGTACGCGGCCAAGGCCCGCGGCCGGGACGGCGTCAGCATCGCCGTGCCCACCACGCCGGACACCGGCTCCTCCGACTTCCCCGCGCGCTGA
- a CDS encoding Maf family protein, which yields MHTLSEETPLVLASASPRRRELLSQLGLTFTVSAADIDETPHPGELPEAYVLRLARQKARAVAARHPAAWVLAADTTVVLGPELLGKPRDAEEARAMLSRLSGRTHEVHTGVALAGRHDEALVVRTRVTFRNLSPGEIAWYAGTGEPLDKAGAYAVQGRGGFLVAAVDGSPTNVIGLPLGETLALLERAGVPLPWRAS from the coding sequence ATGCACACCCTATCGGAAGAAACGCCGCTCGTCCTGGCTTCCGCGTCGCCCCGGCGCAGGGAGTTGCTCTCACAGCTGGGTCTCACTTTCACAGTCTCCGCGGCGGACATCGACGAGACGCCCCACCCGGGGGAGCTCCCGGAGGCGTACGTCCTGAGGCTCGCCCGCCAGAAGGCCCGTGCGGTGGCGGCCCGCCATCCGGCCGCCTGGGTGCTCGCCGCGGACACCACCGTGGTGCTGGGCCCGGAGCTGCTCGGCAAGCCCCGGGACGCCGAGGAGGCCAGGGCCATGCTCTCCCGCCTGTCCGGCCGCACGCACGAGGTCCACACCGGCGTGGCACTGGCCGGCCGCCATGACGAGGCGCTGGTGGTGCGCACCCGCGTGACTTTCAGGAACCTGAGCCCGGGCGAGATTGCCTGGTACGCGGGCACCGGCGAGCCCCTCGACAAGGCCGGCGCCTACGCAGTCCAGGGCCGCGGTGGTTTTCTCGTGGCGGCGGTGGACGGCAGCCCCACCAATGTCATCGGCCTGCCGCTGGGCGAGACGCTGGCGTTGCTCGAGCGCGCCGGGGTGCCGCTGCCGTGGAGGGCGTCATGA
- the rodA gene encoding rod shape-determining protein RodA — MVPHVPWGLIICVLGVCGLGIWNLASASRPPLAPVWTSQALYLGVGMVAVLVVCLVDYRWIQRMALPIYVANIVALLALRVFGHTAKGAESWFVIGPFRLQPAEFMKIGVVLMLAKVYHDDFRPNEPSYGLARLWKPVLVVFVPFALVLVQPDLGTALMIGLSSLTVILFGKVRWYLVATLVAGVLAAGIVIWNDYVRDVPEPRPTIVRHHLKKHQSQRISGWLDPEADLRGSGYHAAQSKIAVGSGGVSGKGWREGTQTGLRFLPEQHTDFIFSVWAEEHGFIMCVVLLVLYGAIFIFGLGVGFSARDRFGAFVAVGVVAMLFWQVFENIGMVIGLLPVTGITLPLMSYGGSSMLSVMLSIGLLVNISMRRHMF; from the coding sequence ATGGTGCCCCACGTTCCCTGGGGCCTCATCATCTGTGTGCTGGGGGTCTGCGGCCTGGGCATCTGGAACTTGGCCTCGGCCTCGCGTCCGCCGCTCGCGCCCGTGTGGACCAGCCAGGCCCTGTACCTGGGCGTGGGCATGGTGGCCGTGCTGGTGGTGTGCCTGGTGGACTACCGGTGGATTCAGCGCATGGCGCTGCCCATCTACGTCGCCAACATCGTGGCGCTGCTCGCGCTGCGCGTCTTCGGCCACACCGCCAAGGGCGCGGAGAGCTGGTTCGTCATTGGCCCGTTCCGCCTGCAGCCCGCGGAGTTCATGAAGATTGGCGTCGTGCTGATGCTGGCCAAGGTCTACCACGACGACTTCCGGCCCAACGAGCCGTCCTATGGCCTGGCGCGGCTGTGGAAGCCGGTGCTCGTCGTGTTCGTGCCCTTCGCGCTGGTGCTGGTGCAGCCGGACCTGGGCACCGCGCTGATGATTGGCCTGTCGTCGCTCACCGTCATCCTGTTCGGCAAGGTGCGCTGGTACCTGGTGGCCACGCTGGTGGCGGGCGTGCTCGCCGCGGGCATCGTCATCTGGAACGACTACGTGCGCGACGTGCCCGAGCCCCGGCCCACCATCGTCCGCCACCACCTGAAGAAGCACCAGAGCCAGCGCATCTCCGGCTGGCTGGACCCGGAGGCGGACCTGCGCGGCAGCGGCTACCACGCCGCGCAGTCGAAGATTGCCGTGGGCAGCGGCGGCGTCTCCGGCAAGGGCTGGCGCGAGGGCACCCAGACGGGCCTGCGCTTCCTCCCGGAGCAGCACACGGACTTCATCTTCTCCGTGTGGGCCGAGGAGCACGGCTTCATCATGTGCGTGGTGCTGCTGGTGCTCTATGGCGCCATCTTCATCTTCGGACTGGGGGTGGGCTTCAGTGCCCGGGACAGGTTCGGCGCCTTCGTCGCGGTGGGCGTCGTGGCCATGCTCTTCTGGCAGGTGTTCGAGAACATCGGCATGGTCATCGGCCTGCTCCCCGTGACGGGTATCACCCTGCCGCTGATGAGCTACGGCGGCTCATCCATGCTCTCCGTCATGCTCAGCATTGGCCTGCTGGTGAACATCAGCATGCGACGACACATGTTCTGA
- a CDS encoding YggS family pyridoxal phosphate-dependent enzyme, translating to MSVAERLAAVRERVAAACARAGRPVESVTLVAVSKLKPAALIREAYAAGQRDFGENYAQELRDKAAELADLEGLRWHAIGALQTNKVKYVARVAGAFHALDRLEVARELSKRREGAAPLPCYVEVNVGGEATKSGLEPSALGAFLEAARALPNLQLVGLMSLPPPTEDEARARGDFQTLRELARAHGLPALSMGTTHDFELAIQEGATVIRVGTAIFGERT from the coding sequence ATGAGCGTGGCGGAGCGGCTGGCGGCGGTGCGGGAGCGGGTGGCGGCGGCGTGCGCGCGCGCCGGGCGGCCGGTGGAGTCGGTGACGCTGGTGGCGGTGTCGAAGCTGAAGCCGGCGGCGCTGATCCGCGAGGCGTACGCCGCGGGCCAGCGCGACTTCGGGGAGAACTACGCGCAGGAGCTGCGGGACAAGGCCGCGGAGCTGGCGGACCTGGAGGGCCTGCGCTGGCATGCCATCGGCGCGCTGCAGACGAACAAGGTGAAGTACGTGGCGCGCGTGGCCGGCGCCTTCCATGCGCTGGACAGGCTGGAGGTGGCCCGCGAGCTGTCGAAGCGGCGCGAGGGCGCGGCCCCCCTGCCCTGCTACGTCGAGGTCAACGTGGGCGGCGAGGCCACCAAGAGCGGCCTGGAGCCCTCGGCGCTCGGGGCCTTCCTGGAGGCGGCGCGCGCCCTGCCCAACCTCCAGCTGGTGGGGCTCATGTCGCTGCCGCCCCCCACGGAGGACGAGGCGCGCGCGCGCGGCGACTTCCAGACGCTGCGCGAGCTGGCGCGGGCGCACGGCCTGCCCGCGCTGTCCATGGGCACCACGCACGACTTCGAGCTGGCCATCCAGGAAGGGGCCACCGTCATCCGCGTGGGCACCGCCATCTTCGGCGAGCGCACGTGA